The Anopheles gambiae chromosome 2, idAnoGambNW_F1_1, whole genome shotgun sequence genomic sequence GCCTTTGACCGGCAGCTAGTCGCTACCCCTTAGGAATTGTAACATTGTAATAGACTCTAGAAAGGTAGCCGTCCGCGTCCACGTGTAAAATGCGAATCATTCACCGTGGTACCGGACGGTGTTTGCCTCTCCAACGATGAGAACCGCTTCTCACATTTATCCAAAGTAATAGCACCCAAAACATTTGcgaatattattattgttattaatgTAATATCGTAATATCGAACCCTCGCTCCTTAATAGTGGTCAATTCGGTGTGCGCCGTCGCCTTGGATTGGAGCAGGCAAACTAATCTGCGCTTATGCTGCACAATTTATTTCCCTAACAATCCACCCAAGCTACAAGATGTACAAGAGCGAGCACAGAAATCTCTTCAATTGCTTTTCATTAAGTTTTAAGCctcaaaatggaaaaatagtttacgaTTTATATGTGCGTTGTTGGTGACCCAGAGGAAGGATACCCTTTCGACTATAGAACACTCTGCAGCAATGGGATAAATATTGAAACAAGAAATAACGCAATCGTGTGTGCTGGTGATTAaatttgagcttttttttgtaaaggtGGAACAACCCTATCCACTGTAGCTGAATTACAGTAGAAACGAAATATCAGGTATGATTGTTGTATAAatatgcaacacacacacacacacgaatcgAGCTAATGTACAAAACCAAAagatgtacaaaaaaatggacaatTAATTTACCGTTATTTTTATGCAAGCTCTTTTTATAGCTTTTGAAATCAGTGGTACTCTTTTGCCCTAGCTTACCCATATATGATCAATGTCGTCGTCTTGGGAGCTGCAAAAGGAACTCTCTTCTCTGTCGTGCGCCAGCTGCACTGTCTCCACGCATTAATCTTCATCTGTCCCATTTTGCTCGTATATATATAACTATAAATTTGCCTATAAACCTATCGCCGTGTACAATAAtagtaagtgtgtgtatgtgtgtgtgtttcttcccTCTTTCGGTGTAAATATCCCGTAGCTAAAGTATCACATTTCTATTCAAATCTTTCGTCAGTTAGTAAGTTCGAATCGTCATTTCGACCAACATATATCGCGTGGAACGGCATTGGGAATTCCGCTGGCCAGTGGTTGAATGACGCTACGTGAGGGGTCAGGAAAATCCTACATTTGAAATCCTACGCTAACCTACTTATTTTCCACTCGTCACAAGCCGAGTTGGAAATTCCGCGTGGAGTGGGACAcaaaagagagtgagagagagagcgagagtgagagcgagatAAACGGAGCAAGAGAAACGGGTGGGAAACTTTCCATTATCCTAAATTCTTACCTAGCTAAGAGTGTCATAGATGATACATGTAGTTATGAGTTTAACTGCTCCTTTATATCCTAtattgcaacaaaacaaagttCCTTCCGTTCCTTCCCATCTACCTGCACCTCAtggctctctccctctctacaCACATCCCTCACAGCGCGGTGCCGGATTGTGATCAAATTGTTCAACGGCTAATCGATAAAGGAGTTCCTGCCTTCCACGGTCACGATACAAATCTGCTACACGCTACCTTGTTTAACGCCCGTCACAGTTCTGTTTCAGAGTACAAAACTGCGACACGTGCGATGATCGTTAAACgatcctcctcctcgtcatTTTTGAAGCTACACTAATTCAGTTAACAGAACATACCCCTTTATACTACTCCACACTGAGCGCTCGAGCGccccaacacaaacaaacagaaaggaTAAAGGATACACCGTGGATAATaacatttacaaacaaatcccATTACaagttgggttttttttttcagaattAACAGTGGTAATGTGTTAAGTGCTGCATATTGGTTGAGATTTTGCGTAAGAATCTGTTCCATTACGGACACGTGTTTACTTTGGTCGAAAAGTAAGGCAACTGTGTTGTAAAGGCATCGTTGTAAAAGTTTTgatgtcttttgtttttgtttgatgctTTTAAGTGCATTTCCTAAAAAAACGATACGTCCATAACGATATCATGAGGCACAGCTTTGGGCCGCAGCTAAGCAATACTTTTCCGCTCTTTTCGCCGTTAGGAAAGTGGTCGAACGATTGGGCGATCTTCTCTAGTCCCTGCTAGAGATTAAAATCAAGTATTATGAGTAATCCCGACACCGAAGCACGCGGCAGGATGGTCATGCTGGCTACTGAGAGCCAGCACCACCATCCGGCTACGGACGGTGTATGGCCACGATCGATCTCGCTCGCGACTTCatttgtctgtgtatgtgtgtgcttgggtgagtttttttttgttttgtgtgaggGGGAAGCTTCAGGAAAGACAGATGGGAGCCCTGAAAGGAACATAGGTCGAAAGAAGAATCCTTGGTGTTTGATGCACTGGAGGACGATGGACGATGCTCCTCTATTCCCGGTAGCCAGTAGCCGCTATCGGAatggttgtatgtgtgtgtatgtgtttttttacggCAGTGCTTTTGCTCTGTCTCGCTCCCCCGTCGCAATCGAGTCGATCGAATCGTTGGAGGATCGAGGACCGAACGATGGAGATCCGCTCATCCGCTCCATCCGAGGTGTGTCGAACATACTCACAATACTTGATTTTAAATGAGTCTTTCCTATGTTTCTATGGTCGGGCCTGTTAACTTGGTCGCGTACACGTTCGATACCTGCAATGTGTGCGAAAGAGTAGACGTTAGTGCATCGGCATTGCCAAACCGACCACGCAAAACGTGCTACGTACCCGGTAGATCAGTTCATACTGTTCCCGTGTCCGGACGGCACTGGCCCGGCCGCGTCGTACGTAGTACACAATCTGTGGCAGATCCACCGTGCGCGGCGGCACCTCTAGCAGACGCAGCGCAATGTCACACGCCACCAGCGTTCCAGTGCGTCCAGTTCCCGGCGAACAGTGCACCGTAAGTGGTCTATAAGGgtttaaaaatgaaagcaaaaaagaacacattcaaacattgaTTCTTCCTCTACGACACACAACAACGCAAACGCCATACCCCTGAGTTCGCTGCAGTGACTTGTGCTTGTCCATGGTGCCACCGTTGCTGACGATACTGGCCGGTTCCTTGCCCGCACCGGCCGGCGTCCCATTGCTAGTggcattattgttattattgttgttattattattgctagAGTTATCAGTTCCATTGCCGACACCCGGCTGTTCCGATGGCTGTTCCTCCGACTCCTCCACGATCGTGGCAAACTCGGCCAGCTCCGAGGGAGACAGCTTCAGGTGGGTGCGCGCCTCCAGCAGCATGCCGATGATGGAAGACTCGTCGATCGGGACGCCCGTGTCCGGCCACTGATACCAGAAGTGCATGATCTCGCGCAGATTGTTGCTGGGCGTGTGGCGCATGTGCACCGTTGAGATTGTGTACTTCTCCTTATTTTCACGGTTTTTCAACGTTAGCTGCGCAAATGGAATGGATTATGTGATATGAAAGATTGCATAAGCTTTGGGGATGTGTAGAGCCACCTCACCTGGAAATCTCCAAACGTACGGCTGTTGTCCAGTACAACCGATGGTGGCAAATACTCGGCACACTTCTCCACACCGTTTTCGCTCAGATCCGTCGCCATGATGATCACTTTCGAGTTTTGCTCCCACACCATGCGCCAGAAGTCGTTGATCGTGTTCTCCATCGGAGCTTGACAGGCAATGTAATAGTTGGCAGAATCTTTGGGACCCTACGCAGACAAGAGAGCAAGTGCAACGAGAACGATAATTAGTAACCAAGATACCCAGAATCATAGCGACGCATGCGCATACCTTCACAAAGTTGGCATTGATGTACTCCGTCTTTTCATCGTCATTCATGCGCTTCAGATGAACACGTGTTTCCGGCAGTGGAACTACGTTCGCGTACCTTTGAAGTATGGCAACGGGGTTTCGATCATTTTCAattgcaacacaaaacattcgCTCACAAAGCTTACCGATTCTTATCCTCGCATCCTTCCGGCACCTCATCGGCACGGGCAGTCACGTTCGGGATCTCCTTGAACTCGTCGTAAATGGCCGTCTTGTTGTGGATGATGTTGGCCAACTCGGCCACCGTCAGCGGGTTGGTTTTGAAGTTGGGATCCTCAAACGCCGAGTTGCCGTACGATCGTTTGGACATGCGGGCCGTGTTGCCCTTGCGCCGCACGCTGTTGTACACGGACACATTGTCCAGGCTGTAAGCGTCGAGACCGACCGGCCGGCAGCGTTGTCCGTACGAGACCTGATTCTGTCGCTTGCGGAACACGATCTGCAACGGCGGATAGTACATCTAGATCAGCGCAAGCGTGCACCTGTCTGCCCAAGGGGTCGGCGGGGTTAGGAACCAGTATTTACACTATGTGCACTCGTTCATACTCGCACGCCAATTCGGAGTAGATAAGGTAAAGGTAGTAAAGAAATTCACACTCCCACAAACCAAGAGAATatagtttaaaaacaaaacttcttgagtaaaataaaatattggtCCCATGTGTAATGTTTGAGCAAGAACTCTAAGAAGCTTATAGCAGGATTAATACTTCATGTGTAGTACCTtccaacaatttaaaattcacTCACTTTTACAAGTACTCGTgagattaaattaaaacaattcagGTCCAATATTTCATCGTATTGATTATAAGTAGTTGATTTTTGTACAGATTTTGAGTTAGCTTTTTCCATAAATATGTTGTTATAATATAAAACgtaacatgtttttttcttctgaaaTATTGTTTATAATTACAGTATCGATCGTGTAACTTGATCGATTATCTTGCATTTATGTAAAGAAGGAATTAAACAGCCACACTTTTGGGCTATTTGTAATCTACTCCAAAAACCAACCTTATGTACCATCCCATAAGAAAACGTAAAACAACCATAACGGAAGAAACTCGTACATTCGTTTCCATTCACACTCTCGCCTAACACTCATCCACACGTTTGCGTCACTCAGACGCAAGGCGCCAATAACGGAGATGGTTCCTCGACATTGCCACCAATAATACTTACGAAGGCCGCAATCAGTAGTAGCACCACGATCACGCTCACAATGCTGGCTACAACGGCCACGACCACACTGCTGTCCTCCTCTGCTGCCGGCTCACCCTGCGATTGTTCCGTCGTACCGTTAATGCCCTGCTTGGGTGCGACTCCCTGCTGTTGTCCGGACAGGTCCGTCTGGTTCTGACCGTCACCTTGCGacgcaccaccactaccaccagtgGCCGGTACATTGTTCAGCTCGATGTAGTCTTCCTCTGTGACCGATTCCTCCTCGGACAGTTCCGTCGTCGTCATGGAACGATCGATGGTACGGCGTGTTGTGTACGCTTCCGCCGACACACCAACCGACTGTCCCGATCCTGAACTGCTCTCGGTTGTTGTGATCGCTGACGGGCTGCTGGTTGACGTAGTTGTCGTAGCAGCAGCGACCGTAGTGGAAATCGTATCGTACACATGCTTGTCGTCTAACACGATCGGAACCTTGCCGCCATCATCGGCCGACTCGTCGGTAGTCATCTGCGGTGGGTCCGACCGTTCCGTAGTGACGCTAGACTGCCCAATCAAGCTCTCGCCAGCGGAAGCGTCATCGAACTCGACGTTGTTCGTTAGCGTTGCGCTGGATAGGTTCGGTACAACGGTGGTAACACTTGCAACCGTCGATGTTGCCACCATGAGCTTATCCTCGGTGCGGTTCAGCAGATTCTGGTTCACCTCCGAGGATTCCGTGGAGTCCTGCTGGTCCAGTGGTTTCGAGTCGGCAGTATCATGCACAATCGGTGATTCGCTACTCGCTACCGTGGTAGTGAATGTGGCGCCGCTACCCATGTCCGTGCTGGCGTACTCGCGCACCGGTAAATCGGTGGTGGTAATGGCGGCAAAGTCTGGCTGCATGGTAGTGAGACGTCTTACCGGCATCGTGCTTGCGATACGCGTGATCATGGTGGTGAGTGGAATTGGAGGTGTCGTTTGCTCAGTGCGTCTTAGGATCGGTGCAGCCGGCGAGTAGGTCGTTACCGGAACGTCCTCAAACATGCCGAACGCCGTGCTGACGTCCGATCGTTGAGCCgcgctcgtcgtcgtcgttgtggtGGTTCGAATCTCCGGTGTATTGCGTACTCTCGGAGACACCTCACTTTCGTCCACATTCTCGCTAACCTCATAAGTGCGTCTCGTGGTGGTTGGCATAGCGTTTACACTCTCGCTAATACTCGCCACCTCATTCGCCatcgtggtgctgctggtggagcgATCTTCAAATTTGAAATCTTCCAACTCTTGTCCACTGCGATCGGGACTCTCCGTTGAGGGGACAAATGTCGTGTCGACTACATTGCCATCCTCAGTCTCGGCCGCCACACTCTCACCCTCTGCAGCCGGTTTAGTTGGTGCGGTTTCTGTAACGATCGCGGTCAACCGATTCTCCTCGCTCAGCACGTCCGCTCCATTCTCAACGGCAGGAACCTTGTTCGCGTACGTGCGTCTATCCTTTGCACCGACAGGCTCGTCGGACGATACGGTAGAGCGTACGAACGAACTGTTGGCAAAGTCTGCCTCCTTCATTATGATGGCCCAATCCATCAGCTGCTTCAGGGTATTGTTTCCTACCACGTTCTCGCTGTCATCCCGTACCGTTTCAGTGCTCTCGCTCACTGCCTGCCCAACGTCCGATTGCTTTCGCTCCACCATACGCATCCCGGCAAGCGCCCATGCGGCCCCGTTCGGCAGATTAATGTCATTGTCCTCCGTTGTTTCCTCGTTGAACTGGTCCAAGAATTTGCCCTTCTTGGCACGAGCCGGCAGCGTCTGATTGCGTTCCACCTCATTTGAACTCTCCTCGTATGCGTTCGTTTCGATCTGCGTCCTTTCCACCGACAGTGAGCTGTTTCTTTCTACGCTTTCGCTTGCGCGGGATGCGTCGTCCGTTGCAACATCTAGCGCTGACAGGGTGGTCACCGGTAAAGCAGCTTCCGTGGTGAGACGatcctcctcgtcgtcatTGGACGAGTCGATTTCAACGGCCGAGTTTTCCTTGAGCAGTGCCGTACCGTCCGGCGAGCTGTTTGATGGTGCCGTGTACctgcaaaaggaaaagaaggtTAATGGTGTGTAATCACATCGATGGGTAAAACGTTTTATCGGTTTTACCGCTGGCAGATGTACGCGTAATAAGGGTGATAAGGGCGATTAATTTTAGAAACGAAATTAGACCGCACAGTGGCAATGGCGCCATTATGGCACGAgaaaagtatttaaaaaatgtatggaaaaacCTGTACAAACGGTACAGGCTCTTCCAGCGTTTACAGCTCCGGTTCACAATAATGATAGGGTCCAATAATAAATATAGGGGAAGctgcgagaaaaaaaacacaatggaAAGCACACCagattgaaaaatgaaattcatAGATGTACGTCGTGGATTTCTTGTTAATTTTGATAAAGCAAATTTTTCTCATAAATAATGATTATGAGCAAATGGCTGTACACTCCCCCAAAGCATTTTAATGATTcatattttaacaaaacatTATTAAATATATTGAGATATTATGAGTCTTATTATGAGACTAAAGTCATTCAAAGTCATTAAACTGCTATAGTTCTGTAGATCCTTTacttttttgctttaattttggacccaaagaaaaccaaaacgtTGACCTAAAATGTATGCTATTGTTAACATCATCCCACTTTTCAAAATGTATCGATGATTTATCGGCAAGCAACtataacaaagaaaaagcacCAACCATCCATCTCTTCACTCTCCCGAAAGGTACTGTACGCATTTGTGTGGAAAGTTTTGACATTGTTTTAGACCGAGTTTTGGCATAGTTTGCCGCCCGAATAAAGTGTGCCACTAACCAAACGAACCTCTTCTACCTCCGGGTCGGGAGGGGAAATCATGTGAACGAATAGAAGCAACCTTCATACACCACAACGGACAAATTAttgaaaacagaacaaaaaacgccGAACAACAAGTGCGGCCGACGGTTGATTGTGTTGTGCTAAATTTTATCATAATTtctattcaattttccaccgaCCACCGTAATGCGTTTTACACGAAAGGCGCACCCAAATAACGACCAGGGGGAAACAACAGCCCAAAAAAAATCCAGCAGCAATCATACAGGCACCATCGGCTACGTTGCGTACGGTTCGCTTCTAATGCTTCAATAGATCATTCAACAACAGTGTTCTCTTTATTGTACACAGAGCCGGAACAGCTTCATACCAAACCCAATAACAATCACGATCGGTGCCAAAAGTAGCTCCGAACAATAGGCGAAATGGACACaccgagaaaacaaaaaaagccctCCCCCAAAACTGAGTGAGTGAAAAATAGAGATCGATTCGATCTCACCTCGACGGATCGATTTGGAGGAAAGGCTTGTagcattaaacaaaaaaccataacactttttcgcttttcttccTCCCCACACAAACAGGCAAACCAGATCGACCCGATGTGAGATCGTGGGGGGAGAGAAAATTGGTCGGAAAATCAGTGCATGATTGAGAAATTGGGCGgtacaacgataacagatcgGCCGGCGAGTTTCGATCGAAAAGCACTCAAAAAGCAGCGCAGCAAAAGGCGCGACGACGATCGCGCGTGGAAGCGAAACGCGTGGTACCCCGATGGTTATCATTCGAAACTTTTccaaagggaagggaaaagaaaacgcaGCGATGGAGAGATGGATGGAGAACATTGAAAACTTCGCCTCAAACGAGTATGTTGCCCGACGTATGAACGGGAGGTCCCGCTttcacacctttttttttcctttctgggCCCGATATCGGTAGGTGTTAGTTTTTCGTAACGCAAAGGAGGAAGATTTCTCAGCTCCTACGTCAATCCGGTGGAACTGTTTTTGGGGGTAAAATGTTCCCGCTCGCAGCTGCCCTGCTTGTCCGCCTCTTGTTCGCTTTCGTTcattaccaccaccaacacaggAAAGAGTGAGGCGCTGAACAAACGAGGCCACGCGTACGCGCCAACTGCAAATGCGCGACGAGCTGGCCGCCAGGCCGCGGGAAAGCGCTCAGCGAAGCGATTGAGATTCGATAGGAAATGAAATTAGAcgattattgttgttgtggcgcTCGTTGCCGCTCCCCGCGCTACCAAAAACAAATCATAACGGTGGTCGATGTTTAATCATGAGCGTAAGTGCGGCCACTTGTGCCTGCCTGCCCTGCACTCTCGCTTCGCGCCACAAAACGAGGCCGCGCCCGAAATTAGTACTGAACACAGCGCCCATCTGGTAAGATACGGtttgagagggagagaaagagagtctgCGCTGGTAAGGTGTAACAAAAACAGGCACACCATCCCAACTGGCCCAACATTCCGAAGATGGTCAACGGTGCGGCAATCGATCATTAGAGCCCTCCCGAAAATGAGCGCCCCATTGTTGTTATCTCCATCCGCGCGCTTGGTGCGCTATTTGTCCGTTGATCACTTACCTACTTAACTCGATCCGTTCGCCAGCACCGTCGGACACCATTGCGGCCGGTGCACTGCCATCGTCGGAGCGATTCGCCGGGCTTGCCGGGCTGATCGTTTCGACCTCTGGGGCAAGCGGCGGAACCACGGTCGTAGTGACGGCGacctcatcatcattatcatcccCATCGCCCCTAAGCTGGGAGTTAATCTCTTCAGCAAGCGAGTCCTGTTCGAAGGTTCCCAACTGCTGCCCGGACTGTTCCAAGCTTTGCTGCTGTTCGGGCACTGAACTTTGCTCCGACTCGACCGACGGTTCCGATGCACGTGGCTCTGACGATCCGGCCGATTCGCTGGCACCACTGCTGCTCACACTCTCCCCTTCAGATCCTTCTGCTACAACCGAACGGGCGGGAGCAGCGGTCGGAGCGGGTGTCGTAATTTCATTGATTGCAGGTGCGGCCGTGTTCACGATGGTTTTGGCCACTTCCGTTGTATCCTCGCTCCTGTCCGTCTCATCCGatacctgctgctgctgactggAGGATGATTGCGATGCAGAACTCGCACTACCAACGTCTTCCAGCGTTTCGGCATCACTTCCCATTGATTCTTCGCCAGAGGGCGCTAACGTAGTTCCGGATACGCTCGCCTCCTCGTCCGTATCGTTGGACAGCTGTTCGGCCGTTTCCGACAGGGAGGACACTGGCTCATCCGCCGCACTCCCATCGGCAGACTGCTGTTCGAGCGTCGCACTGTCCGAGCTCATACCATCTGCCGGGAACTGTTCGAAACGATCGTTGGGTCGTGGTGGAGTTGTCGCCACCTTACTGTTTGCCGCGTTATCATCGTTCGGAGGCACGGTTGTCAACTCCTGCATGTCGTCCGCTGCCGTTTGAGCGTCGTTTGGTAGGACGGTTGTCATGGGTTCTTCTGCCTGGCGCCGTACGATCACACGGCCCTGTACAGAGGGTGGATGGCTAGCGAGCAACACTAGACATCCGGTAAGTGCCACCAATGCCACGAGTCGTGCCATTCTGGACGCTTTTCGATTTAACTTTAGCTCTAACATCTACTTTGTGCGGGGGTTTGCGTGGTGGGTAAGCAAGCACCCTTTGTAAACGTTTCCACTGTTTTCTCACAGCAACACTACTCTACAGGGTGATACAGTAGCACTCGGTGAGGTGCTGGTCATTCTTCTGTCCTCGTGGTGCCAATGGTAGTACGGTCACGTTCCTAGGAGCACTTGCCGAAAAGTATTACGAAGAATTCAAACCTGCAAAGAAGAATGGAAAAGTAAAGCGTACCATTAGCCTCTAGGGTCATCAAACAAGCTTttcctacaaaacaaacagtgtatctttttgttgttgggcaTTTGTTTTCATCCAAAGCCAACAGACTTAACGGGCAAAACCTGCAACATGACCACCATCTGCGTGTGTCCGCAAGGCAGGGTCCGATGACGTTCACCCCGTTCGAGGCAATTCATTTTTTCCTATGTCAATTTTCATCTCCCATGACGAAGACCACAACGACTGCATCACAACGATCCATCCGTCCATTTCTCCGTTCAATACTCTATCCCTCTCTTCCCACAGCGTCGCGTAACATTTACTTACATCCGTGCGAAAGTAAAACCGCCAACCGAGCATTATTATTACACCATGTCTTTTCCATCAGCATCCCGATCATACCGATCGACATCTGCTTCATCTGCCGACCGGCGTTTCGCCCGTGTCGGGTTCGGTTGACGCGGATTCCAGCATCACCCATGGCAACAAGCTCGGCATCCCATTACCAACGATTTAAAAGCCGTGGCGGGATCGAATGTTTTCTTCGCATTACACTTTCACTGCCATCCATGTAGGCAAAGGAACGGGGAACATTAAACAGTACGCTACTTCCATTGATCGATTGCGACGACTTGGACGGTCGTGTGTTTGCGGCCTACCTCGAACCACCCCATGTGTAGCCAGGGATCGTCGGTACGGTCAATGTTTCTCCAACCGGTTACGAGATGCACTACTTGTTTAGGTGTGTCCCAGGGTTTTTGTACCGTGTATCCGGATGTTGGTTAGTGTACGGCTCACGGACGTCCGACCGTGCCACGGTGACACGTTCGACCCGTGTTTACTACGAACGACGGAACTCCATTCATTGAACCGTTCGCTTTCGTCATAGAAACTTGTACGCTTTTGCACTGATAGCGACCCTGACAACGGTCGAACGTGCCCGTCTAGACGGCTCAAAACCTTCTCCATGATCAAGACGCTTCCAGAGCGTTTCTTCATCATTCCAGTTACAGAATGTGTAAAGGCTTTTCAAAAGATGGTACAACAATTTGGTGACAACAACTGTACACTGGTAGCGTCGTCAGCAGCATGTTCATCATCGCCGGCATCGTTACAAACGCTTGATCTGGATGATCATCGTTCCGCTCTTTACCGCGGCCTACTCTGACAACGGTGACAAACGATGGATGGCGGGTAATTGGGGCCatacacatcacacacacacacatgcgggCCAATCAACGGAAATCTCTCTGTCGCTCTTTACCGTGGTGTGGAAAATTAAAGTCCGCTCTACCGCGGCCTAACGCTTGCTCGTTGGTGACAGACGAAACGTGTCATTACAATTTTTGCCAGTCGAAAAATAATTTCGCCACACGTCAAGCTGCTTTTGTCATTCTGCCAACTCTCGAACTTTCCGCTTTCCATGTGGTGAAAACGTTTTATTTGACACCGTTTTTATACAATGATTGCAGCTGGCGTGTAGCAAGCGCGATGCTCTGAACCGTGTCTTACTACCATGTTCTATCACGGTTGCTTCATATCCTCCGAAACGACTGTCTGCACCATAAAAAGCTAACAAAATCAGGGCCCATTTCCTACCCCTACATGGACTAGGTAGAAGACAACGAACGAATTCCAGCGTAGATCGAGCCACGCGATGATTCGGTGCTTTTTAAACGATCAAGATCATCTCTGATGAATATGAAAAGATGAACTTCTCACACATCATGAAAATGTATGCTGCTTCTGTCTCTATAGTCGAGATCATCTGCGAGGCAGCATACAGGTAAGTGTTGGGTCGATTCCTTCAGGACCACACATCTTCATTATCGTCAACCGGCGGGCAAGCCATGGTGGAGCTAATGGTACAGCAAGTAATAGAACGCACATTAACCATCGCCTAAAGGTGTAAAACTCCCCGCGAACGGGAAAGAGGAGTTAGAAACCTCCACACTCGTCATCATTAGTTGGCTTTCGGTTTGATGCCGTCGGAACAGTCTAGCTGTACCATCGGATGACAAATGGCGTGCATTATTAGCATCGCGTGCCTgtgtggaaaaaaaactcacacaaagCTCCGCCAGTTAACGCACGCTGCTCGAAACTGGTCCAGTTGGGCGGTTTTCTATTTAATCTCTCGCAACCCCATCTCGCCACGACGACGCTGGTTTATTTCCTAGTGCAAAGTAAGGGAAGTGAAGTTGCCCGTTTAATCGGCTTGTTTCTTGCCGTATCGTTTAAATCATACCTTTCTTCCTGCATCGCACACGAAGAAGATGCCAGGCAGGCACGTACAATTGaaaatcaaataaagcaaTTCTTTTTATTCACACTCTCACCACAGCCAGCAATGGGAACGAAATCAATCATCCTCGATCGTTACGTCAACTTCCCCCGCTTCATGCCAATCTTCAGGTGACTAATTATAAATCCATTTGGCAAACCACAATTTTCGCGTAAATGTAGCGTCTTTCGCGTATGTGGAGGAAAAAGCTATGCTTTCTCTATGTAATGCTGctggagtgtttttttatggattCACACAACCCACCCCGGGCGGACACCTGTTGCCTGATTCGATTGATTTGCTATCCGACCGATTTTCACCTTGTCGTTAATTGTGGGCTCTCCTTGCGTGATGTCTTTACTATGCGCGGTGGCCATCAATCcacactaacaacaacaacaataacaacgaTGACGGCAAAGACACGACGGTTTCCCACCCAAACTTTAATGTTGCTGGCAGGTGCAAATGCATATGAAATGTTCGATCAGCGCGGGACGGTTTCTAACGCCTCATCTTGCTAATGGAATTTCGACACTGCACTGTTGTCCTACACAGCAGCCGTGTGTCTTTTGCGATCGAAGAAAATCGAATCCGTGAAAACAAAagtgaaaatttaaaatgcgAAATTCGGCATTGAGGCGTGTTGAAAGTGGGCAATTTTCCAAATCCGAAAAAACATAGACAGGAGACAAAACAAAGAGGAAGGTCGTGAGGTTGGGTTTTCTTT encodes the following:
- the LOC1278795 gene encoding serine-rich adhesin for platelets isoform X2, which codes for MLELKLNRKASRMARLVALVALTGCLVLLASHPPSVQGRVIVRRQAEEPMTTVLPNDAQTAADDMQELTTVPPNDDNAANSKVATTPPRPNDRFEQFPADGMSSDSATLEQQSADGSAADEPVSSLSETAEQLSNDTDEEASVSGTTLAPSGEESMGSDAETLEDVGSASSASQSSSSQQQQVSDETDRSEDTTEVAKTIVNTAAPAINEITTPAPTAAPARSVVAEGSEGESVSSSGASESAGSSEPRASEPSVESEQSSVPEQQQSLEQSGQQLGTFEQDSLAEEINSQLRGDGDDNDDEVAVTTTVVPPLAPEVETISPASPANRSDDGSAPAAMVSDGAGERIELSRYTAPSNSSPDGTALLKENSAVEIDSSNDDEEDRLTTEAALPVTTLSALDVATDDASRASESVERNSSLSVERTQIETNAYEESSNEVERNQTLPARAKKGKFLDQFNEETTEDNDINLPNGAAWALAGMRMVERKQSDVGQAVSESTETVRDDSENVVGNNTLKQLMDWAIIMKEADFANSSFVRSTVSSDEPVGAKDRRTYANKVPAVENGADVLSEENRLTAIVTETAPTKPAAEGESVAAETEDGNVVDTTFVPSTESPDRSGQELEDFKFEDRSTSSTTMANEVASISESVNAMPTTTRRTYEVSENVDESEVSPRVRNTPEIRTTTTTTTSAAQRSDVSTAFGMFEDVPVTTYSPAAPILRRTEQTTPPIPLTTMITRIASTMPVRRLTTMQPDFAAITTTDLPVREYASTDMGSGATFTTTVASSESPIVHDTADSKPLDQQDSTESSEVNQNLLNRTEDKLMVATSTVASVTTVVPNLSSATLTNNVEFDDASAGESLIGQSSVTTERSDPPQMTTDESADDGGKVPIVLDDKHVYDTISTTVAAATTTTSTSSPSAITTTESSSGSGQSVGVSAEAYTTRRTIDRSMTTTELSEEESVTEEDYIELNNVPATGGSGGASQGDGQNQTDLSGQQQGVAPKQGINGTTEQSQGEPAAEEDSSVVVAVVASIVSVIVVLLLIAAFIVFRKRQNQVSYGQRCRPVGLDAYSLDNVSVYNSVRRKGNTARMSKRSYGNSAFEDPNFKTNPLTVAELANIIHNKTAIYDEFKEIPNVTARADEVPEGCEDKNRYANVVPLPETRVHLKRMNDDEKTEYINANFVKGPKDSANYYIACQAPMENTINDFWRMVWEQNSKVIIMATDLSENGVEKCAEYLPPSVVLDNSRTFGDFQLTLKNRENKEKYTISTVHMRHTPSNNLREIMHFWYQWPDTGVPIDESSIIGMLLEARTHLKLSPSELAEFATIVEESEEQPSEQPGVGNGTDNSSNNNNNNNNNNATSNGTPAGAGKEPASIVSNGGTMDKHKSLQRTQGPLTVHCSPGTGRTGTLVACDIALRLLEVPPRTVDLPQIVYYVRRGRASAVRTREQYELIYRVSNVYATKLTGPTIET